One window from the genome of Thermodesulfobacteriota bacterium encodes:
- a CDS encoding RlmE family RNA methyltransferase, with the protein MRKVQDYYFHKAKKERYPARSVYKLDEVQTRYRLLSTGARVLDLGCQPGSWSLFAARTVGRSGQVVGVDRESGRPPDPGPEAAPVEALTCDVFDPDLVPRLAERCPQFDVILSDLGPRTTGRKDVDHFQSVRLASRALEVAAALLRPGGSLYCKVFQGEDLDSFVAAVRTRFTQVRIVKPKASRSESREVFVLGTGFVKED; encoded by the coding sequence ATGCGCAAGGTCCAGGACTACTACTTCCACAAGGCCAAGAAGGAGCGCTACCCGGCCCGCTCGGTCTACAAGCTCGACGAGGTTCAAACCCGTTACCGCCTGCTTTCGACCGGCGCCCGGGTGTTGGATCTCGGCTGCCAGCCCGGCAGCTGGAGCCTTTTCGCAGCCCGTACCGTGGGCCGCAGCGGCCAGGTGGTGGGGGTGGACCGGGAGAGCGGCCGCCCGCCGGATCCCGGCCCGGAAGCCGCCCCCGTCGAGGCGCTGACCTGCGATGTCTTCGACCCGGATCTCGTGCCCAGGCTCGCGGAGCGCTGCCCGCAGTTCGACGTAATCCTGAGTGATCTCGGGCCCCGAACCACCGGCCGCAAGGACGTCGATCATTTCCAGTCGGTCCGACTGGCCAGCCGGGCCCTGGAGGTGGCGGCGGCCCTGTTGCGGCCCGGCGGCAGCCTCTACTGCAAGGTCTTCCAGGGCGAAGATCTCGACAGCTTCGTTGCGGCAGTCAGAACGAGATTCACCCAGGTGCGGATCGTCAAGCCCAAGGCCTCCCGGAGCGAAAGCCGGGAGGTCTTTGTCCTCGGCACCGGATTTGTGAAGGAGGATTAG
- a CDS encoding DsrE family protein has product MAKMLFTISKGIQDGMMVARAFHFAKVAKEKGHDVSIFLLEDGVFWAQFGISDDFSTTTRETMKAQLDYLSKNGTPIYVCKACVDKRLLDPEEFITGCELKAAPEYIDLLAEHDKTFMI; this is encoded by the coding sequence ATGGCCAAGATGCTGTTCACGATCTCCAAGGGCATCCAGGACGGAATGATGGTGGCTCGCGCCTTTCACTTTGCCAAGGTGGCCAAGGAGAAGGGGCACGATGTTTCGATCTTCCTTCTGGAGGATGGCGTGTTTTGGGCCCAGTTCGGCATCAGCGACGACTTCTCCACCACCACCCGGGAGACCATGAAGGCCCAGCTCGACTACCTGAGCAAGAACGGCACGCCGATCTATGTCTGCAAGGCCTGCGTCGACAAGCGGCTCCTGGACCCGGAGGAGTTCATCACGGGCTGTGAGCTCAAAGCCGCGCCCGAGTATATCGATCTTTTGGCCGAGCATGACAAGACCTTCATGATCTGA
- the mutY gene encoding A/G-specific adenine glycosylase, producing MRGRWWSILLEEPTRRRHCAGRARFPGCTMNRHRLVSSLLDWFAAHGRDLPWRRTYDPYQVWISEIMLQQTRMERAVVYFQRWLALFPDAAAVAAASEEEVLKAWEGLGYYRRARQLMACARILVERFRGQIPADHQALLALPGIGRYTAGAIMGIAFDAPFPAVDGNVIRVLARLFDLPGRASDPAFKEGVWELAGELLPATAPRAFNQALMELGALVCLPRRPRCPVCPVASFCLARARDTIHERPGRAGRPRTIPIIMATGMLVHQGRVFVQKRPAVGVWANLWELPGGEIEDGESAAAALVREFAEETELAVGELAPLAVVRHTYTRYRVTQHCFSCRLLAAEPRVVLHAAQEYRWVTATDLASLALPAGHRQLVSLLAADGRLAALLTASAAQPFRSTNFP from the coding sequence ATGCGCGGTCGCTGGTGGTCGATCCTCCTGGAGGAGCCCACCCGGCGCCGCCATTGCGCCGGACGGGCGCGTTTCCCTGGCTGCACCATGAATCGTCACCGTCTCGTTTCGTCCCTCCTGGACTGGTTCGCGGCCCATGGCCGCGATCTGCCCTGGCGCCGCACCTACGATCCGTATCAGGTCTGGATTTCGGAGATCATGCTCCAGCAGACCCGGATGGAGCGGGCGGTAGTCTACTTCCAGCGCTGGCTGGCCCTCTTTCCGGACGCCGCGGCGGTGGCCGCCGCCTCCGAGGAGGAGGTGCTCAAGGCCTGGGAGGGCCTGGGCTACTACCGCCGGGCCCGGCAGCTCATGGCCTGCGCCCGCATCCTGGTGGAGCGCTTCCGCGGCCAGATTCCCGCCGACCACCAGGCCCTCCTGGCCTTGCCGGGGATCGGCCGCTACACCGCCGGTGCCATCATGGGCATCGCCTTTGATGCCCCTTTTCCGGCGGTGGATGGCAATGTGATCCGGGTGTTGGCCCGGCTCTTCGATCTGCCGGGGCGGGCGAGCGATCCCGCCTTCAAGGAAGGCGTCTGGGAGCTGGCCGGCGAGCTCCTGCCGGCAACCGCGCCCCGGGCTTTCAACCAGGCCCTGATGGAGCTGGGGGCCCTGGTCTGCCTGCCCCGGCGGCCCCGCTGCCCGGTCTGCCCGGTGGCCTCGTTCTGCCTGGCCCGGGCCCGGGACACCATCCATGAGCGGCCGGGCCGGGCCGGCCGACCGCGGACGATCCCCATCATCATGGCCACGGGCATGCTGGTGCACCAGGGCCGGGTCTTTGTCCAGAAGCGGCCGGCGGTGGGAGTGTGGGCCAACCTCTGGGAGCTGCCCGGCGGCGAGATCGAGGACGGGGAATCGGCGGCGGCGGCCCTGGTGCGGGAATTCGCCGAGGAGACCGAGCTTGCCGTGGGCGAGCTGGCGCCTCTTGCCGTGGTGCGCCACACCTACACCCGCTACCGGGTCACCCAGCACTGCTTCTCGTGCCGGCTCCTCGCAGCCGAGCCGCGGGTGGTCCTGCACGCAGCCCAGGAGTATCGCTGGGTCACCGCCACGGACTTGGCCTCCCTGGCGCTGCCGGCCGGTCACCGCCAACTGGTGAGCCTGCTGGCCGCGGATGGTCGCCTAGCTGCTTTGCTGACAGCCAGCGCGGCGCAGCCTTTCCGCAGCACAAATTTCCCCTGA
- a CDS encoding Fic family protein → MERGETGRYEVTSVGGEQVRAFVPAPLPPNPPLMFDGGLQRALESAVLAVGRLDGVSVLLPDMALFLYAYVRKEAVLSSQIEGTQSSLSDLLLFELEEAPGVPLDDVVEVSNYIAALNHGLRRLREGFPLSNRLFREIHGVLLSRGRGSGKEPGELRRSQNWIGGSRPGNAVFVPPPHTAVPECMSAVERFLHAESDGLPVLVRAALAHVQFETIHPFLDGNGRVGRLLITFLLCHAGLLREPLLYLSLYLKQNRATYYELLDRVRRTGDWEAWLAFFLEGVRQTAEGAVSTAQRLAEMFKTDRSRIEPSGRRAGSALRVHDALKARPILSMPEVCRSTGLSFPAASSAMELLADLGTVRELTGKRRNRLFVYDRYLDVLNEG, encoded by the coding sequence ATGGAGCGCGGGGAGACCGGCCGGTACGAAGTCACAAGCGTCGGCGGGGAACAGGTCCGCGCCTTTGTGCCGGCACCTCTGCCCCCGAACCCGCCGCTCATGTTCGATGGCGGGCTCCAGCGGGCACTGGAATCCGCCGTGCTCGCGGTCGGGCGCCTCGACGGCGTATCCGTCCTTCTGCCCGATATGGCGCTTTTCCTCTATGCCTACGTGCGCAAGGAGGCTGTGCTCTCCTCCCAGATCGAGGGGACGCAGTCGTCGCTCTCGGACCTGCTGCTCTTTGAGCTTGAAGAGGCGCCGGGGGTTCCCCTCGATGACGTCGTCGAGGTGTCAAACTACATCGCGGCCCTGAACCACGGGCTTAGGCGCCTGCGGGAAGGCTTTCCCCTCTCCAACCGCCTCTTCCGGGAGATCCACGGTGTGCTGCTCTCGCGCGGCCGGGGCAGCGGCAAGGAGCCGGGCGAGCTCCGGCGCTCGCAGAACTGGATCGGCGGCAGCCGGCCGGGCAACGCGGTCTTCGTGCCCCCGCCCCACACGGCAGTGCCCGAGTGCATGTCGGCGGTCGAGCGGTTCCTGCACGCCGAGAGCGACGGGCTGCCGGTGCTGGTGCGGGCCGCGCTGGCGCACGTTCAGTTCGAGACCATCCACCCGTTTCTGGACGGCAACGGCCGCGTGGGGCGGCTGCTCATCACCTTCCTGCTTTGCCACGCCGGCTTGCTGCGCGAGCCGCTCCTGTACCTGAGCCTCTACCTGAAGCAGAACCGGGCCACCTACTATGAGCTGCTCGACCGGGTACGCCGCACCGGCGATTGGGAGGCGTGGCTCGCCTTTTTTCTGGAAGGCGTGCGCCAGACCGCCGAAGGCGCGGTCTCCACAGCCCAGCGGCTGGCCGAGATGTTCAAGACCGACCGGTCCCGGATCGAGCCCAGCGGCCGCCGGGCCGGCTCGGCGCTGCGCGTGCACGATGCGCTCAAGGCGCGCCCCATCCTCTCCATGCCCGAGGTCTGCCGCAGCACGGGCCTGTCGTTCCCGGCCGCCTCGTCGGCCATGGAGCTCCTCGCTGACCTCGGGACCGTGCGCGAGCTGACCGGCAAGCGCAGGAACCGGCTCTTTGTCTACGACCGCTACCTTGACGTTCTCAATGAAGGATGA
- a CDS encoding N-6 DNA methylase gives MRRHILEHDLLEALIALPEQLFYNTGIATYVWVVTTRKSEARRGRVQLIDATAFWVPMRKSLGDKRREIPPDRAQDIVTILADCRDGDTRRLAKNGQDDEVVVSRIFPTTHFGFRKITVERPLRLNFQAAPARIARLAEEKRFQALAQSKKKGTAGAKEEAEGRALQAAIRNLVTRLPGTVFRDRGDFERALDNAARKAGLRLPAPARKAILSALAERDETAAICRHPDGSPEPDPELREPLLLPVYAAPPPGGDRGRYPGHRARHRPHAGGGDRRAGGVTAGNGWSGRPAEFMWRVGTC, from the coding sequence ATCCGCCGCCATATCCTGGAGCACGATCTGCTGGAGGCCCTGATCGCGCTTCCCGAGCAGCTCTTCTACAACACGGGGATCGCCACCTACGTCTGGGTGGTGACCACCCGCAAGTCGGAAGCACGCCGGGGCAGGGTCCAGCTCATCGACGCCACCGCCTTCTGGGTGCCGATGCGAAAAAGCCTCGGCGACAAGCGCCGGGAGATCCCGCCCGACCGGGCCCAGGACATCGTCACCATCCTCGCCGACTGCCGGGACGGCGACACCCGCCGGCTCGCCAAGAACGGCCAGGATGACGAGGTCGTGGTCAGCCGCATCTTTCCGACCACCCACTTCGGCTTCCGCAAGATCACCGTGGAGCGGCCGCTGCGGCTCAACTTCCAGGCGGCGCCTGCGCGGATCGCGCGGCTTGCGGAGGAGAAGAGGTTCCAGGCCCTGGCGCAGTCGAAGAAGAAGGGCACGGCCGGTGCAAAGGAAGAGGCGGAGGGCCGGGCGCTCCAGGCGGCGATCCGCAACCTCGTGACCCGGCTCCCGGGCACCGTGTTCCGGGATCGCGGCGATTTCGAGCGCGCCCTCGATAACGCCGCCCGCAAGGCCGGCCTGAGGCTGCCGGCACCGGCCCGGAAGGCGATCCTCTCCGCCCTGGCGGAGCGGGACGAGACCGCCGCGATCTGCCGCCACCCGGACGGCAGCCCCGAGCCCGATCCGGAGCTGCGCGAACCGCTACTTCTACCGGTATACGCCGCCCCGCCCCCTGGCGGAGATCGAGGCCGATATCCGGGCCATCGAGCACGACATCGTCCGCATGCTGGCGGAGGTGACAGGCGGGCGGGTGGAGTGACGGCTGGAAATGGGTGGAGCGGCAGGCCCGCGGAATTTATGTGGCGAGTCGGCACCTGCTGA
- a CDS encoding VWA domain-containing protein: MERAVVRHELARRMGPQPPVSWVLDEPAGGLAALEPPELAAVLDQVPVIWPVSQGLTFAFLAEVPQALGCLTPRQLPDWVKGILDAYEGGGLAAARLFMAEVERRFLCRLRDRGGVAFPAVAGRLLPYLRSLAGRSIDLAPAPWAGTDVATIFLPAEIDLGADGAAHRLVYKLVASWQWLMLAEGSFWPALPDGSHQDLAAALASSSRPDLAAACYWLAEGRRLLARLGRRLPGLASDLAPLWPLLVTGRPAPALLAPGHGVVETLWRLGLGTAGEGPPELAARIGQAAGLLARLVKPAATSADSLAVAAGLGQLLADLPRGGLVPPPLLFLGEPDLAAVAAGRLRRRQEARQQFVEALGRLLTQELGVLPPPSPGPTVARPQGDAAVAVPAAAGGAPRDETKAREPELMIQVADREVRLSEGLRSLAREIATDLGALPAAYVQSALDMAGAGGVGREVAAPLAGEAATGPLTYDEWDYRRAGFRRNWCRLLEKELTPVQSDFVAETLTRRRGLLVHLRRQFEMLRADYRFVRRQTEGEEIDLDAVTEMLADQAAGQPPSEKLFIRQLRNERDIATCFLVDLSSSTEGWVGATIKEALVLLCEALERLGDRYAVYGYSGMRRLRSEIFHVKHLEEPYGDAVRQRIAALAPREYTRMGPPIRHATRLLAAADARVRLLIILSDGKPEDYDDYKGDYAIEDTRHALIEAKVRGIHPFGITIDRQARDYVAHLYGAVESIVLDDVAKLPARLPEIYRILTR, from the coding sequence ATGGAACGAGCCGTTGTGCGCCATGAGCTGGCGCGCCGCATGGGTCCACAGCCGCCGGTCTCCTGGGTCCTGGACGAGCCCGCCGGCGGGCTGGCCGCCCTGGAGCCGCCGGAGCTGGCGGCGGTGCTGGACCAGGTGCCGGTCATCTGGCCGGTGAGCCAGGGGCTGACCTTCGCCTTTCTGGCCGAGGTGCCCCAGGCCCTGGGCTGCCTGACCCCCCGGCAGCTGCCGGACTGGGTGAAGGGGATCCTGGACGCCTACGAGGGCGGCGGCCTTGCCGCGGCGCGCCTCTTCATGGCCGAGGTGGAGCGCCGCTTCCTGTGCCGCCTGCGGGATCGGGGCGGGGTGGCCTTCCCGGCAGTGGCCGGCCGGCTGTTGCCGTATCTCCGGAGTCTGGCCGGCCGCAGCATCGATCTGGCCCCGGCGCCTTGGGCCGGCACCGATGTGGCCACCATCTTCCTGCCGGCGGAGATCGATCTGGGGGCCGATGGCGCCGCCCACCGCCTGGTCTACAAGCTGGTCGCCTCCTGGCAATGGCTGATGCTCGCCGAGGGCTCCTTCTGGCCGGCGTTGCCGGACGGCAGCCATCAGGACCTGGCGGCGGCCCTCGCCAGCAGCAGCCGGCCGGACCTGGCCGCGGCTTGTTACTGGCTGGCCGAGGGCCGGCGCCTGCTGGCAAGGCTCGGCCGCCGGCTGCCTGGCCTGGCCAGTGATCTCGCCCCGCTGTGGCCGCTCCTGGTCACCGGCCGCCCGGCCCCGGCCCTGCTGGCGCCCGGGCACGGGGTGGTGGAGACCCTGTGGCGCCTGGGGCTGGGCACGGCCGGGGAGGGCCCACCGGAGCTGGCCGCCAGGATCGGCCAGGCCGCAGGCCTCCTGGCCCGCCTGGTCAAGCCGGCGGCGACCAGCGCCGACAGCCTGGCGGTCGCCGCCGGCCTGGGCCAGCTTCTGGCCGACCTGCCCCGGGGAGGCCTTGTGCCGCCGCCGCTCCTCTTTCTGGGCGAGCCGGATCTGGCAGCGGTGGCAGCGGGCCGGCTGCGCCGCCGCCAGGAAGCCCGCCAGCAGTTCGTGGAGGCCCTGGGCCGGCTCCTGACCCAGGAGCTGGGGGTGCTGCCGCCGCCGTCTCCCGGGCCGACAGTGGCCAGACCCCAGGGCGACGCCGCGGTGGCCGTCCCGGCGGCGGCCGGGGGGGCACCCAGGGACGAGACGAAGGCCCGGGAGCCGGAGCTCATGATCCAGGTGGCCGACCGGGAGGTCCGGCTGTCGGAGGGCCTGCGCTCCCTGGCCCGGGAGATTGCGACCGACCTGGGCGCCCTGCCGGCGGCTTACGTGCAAAGTGCCCTCGACATGGCCGGTGCCGGGGGCGTCGGCCGGGAGGTGGCCGCCCCGCTTGCCGGCGAAGCGGCCACCGGTCCCCTCACCTATGACGAGTGGGACTATCGGCGGGCCGGCTTCCGCAGGAACTGGTGCCGGCTGCTGGAAAAAGAGCTGACGCCGGTGCAGTCGGATTTCGTGGCCGAGACCCTCACCCGCCGCCGGGGGCTTCTGGTCCACCTGCGCCGCCAGTTCGAAATGCTGCGCGCTGACTACCGCTTCGTGCGCCGCCAGACCGAGGGGGAGGAGATCGACCTCGATGCGGTCACCGAGATGCTGGCCGATCAGGCCGCCGGCCAGCCGCCCTCGGAGAAGCTCTTCATCCGTCAGCTCCGGAACGAGCGGGACATCGCCACCTGCTTTCTGGTAGACCTGTCCTCCTCCACCGAGGGTTGGGTGGGTGCGACCATCAAGGAGGCCCTGGTGCTCCTCTGCGAGGCCCTGGAACGGCTGGGGGACCGCTACGCCGTCTATGGTTATTCCGGCATGCGGCGCCTGCGCTCCGAAATCTTCCACGTCAAGCACCTGGAGGAGCCATACGGCGACGCCGTCCGGCAGCGGATCGCCGCCCTGGCCCCCCGGGAGTACACCCGCATGGGCCCGCCCATCCGCCACGCCACCCGGCTGCTGGCCGCCGCCGACGCCCGGGTGCGCCTCCTCATCATCCTTTCCGACGGCAAGCCCGAGGACTACGACGACTACAAGGGGGATTACGCCATCGAGGACACCCGCCACGCCCTCATCGAGGCCAAGGTGCGGGGCATCCACCCCTTCGGCATCACCATCGACCGCCAAGCCCGGGACTACGTCGCCCACCTCTACGGCGCCGTCGAGTCCATCGTCCTCGACGACGTCGCCAAACTGCCCGCCCGCCTGCCGGAGATCTACCGCATCCTGACCCGGTGA
- a CDS encoding CbbQ/NirQ/NorQ/GpvN family protein: MHAQDHRITQAPQEEPYYLPLADELTIATTAYRQELPLLLKGPTGCGKTRFMAHLAWSLGRPLVTVSCHDDLSTADLVGRFLIKGGEAVWTDGPLTMAVRAGAICYLDEIVEARKDTTVVIHPLADDRRELPVEKLGQVVVAPPEFMLAVSYNPGYQSVVKDLKPSTRQRFVALEFSYPDPAREAAIVRHETGVGEGLAAGLVQLAAMTRGLTDSGLPEGASTRLLVHAGKLIAAGIPARTACRVAVAGALSDDPELLAALEEMVSAVFP, from the coding sequence ATGCACGCGCAGGACCATCGTATCACCCAGGCTCCCCAGGAGGAGCCGTACTATCTGCCCCTGGCGGACGAGCTCACGATTGCCACCACCGCGTACCGCCAAGAGCTGCCGCTTCTCCTCAAAGGCCCCACCGGCTGCGGCAAGACCCGGTTCATGGCGCACCTGGCCTGGTCCCTGGGCCGGCCGCTGGTCACCGTCTCCTGTCACGACGACCTGTCCACCGCCGACCTGGTGGGACGGTTCCTCATCAAGGGCGGTGAGGCGGTCTGGACCGACGGCCCGCTGACCATGGCGGTGCGGGCGGGGGCCATCTGTTACCTCGATGAGATCGTCGAGGCCCGGAAGGACACCACCGTGGTCATCCACCCTCTGGCCGACGACCGGCGGGAGCTGCCGGTGGAAAAGCTCGGCCAGGTGGTGGTGGCGCCGCCGGAGTTCATGCTGGCGGTGTCCTACAACCCGGGCTACCAGAGCGTGGTCAAGGACCTCAAGCCCTCCACCCGCCAGCGCTTCGTGGCCCTGGAGTTTTCCTATCCGGACCCGGCGCGGGAGGCGGCCATCGTCCGCCACGAGACCGGGGTGGGGGAGGGCCTGGCTGCCGGTCTGGTGCAGCTGGCGGCCATGACCCGCGGGCTCACCGACAGCGGTCTGCCGGAGGGCGCCAGCACCCGTCTTTTGGTTCACGCCGGCAAGCTGATCGCCGCCGGCATCCCGGCCCGCACCGCCTGCCGGGTGGCGGTGGCCGGCGCCCTCAGCGACGACCCCGAGCTTCTCGCCGCGCTGGAGGAGATGGTCTCCGCCGTCTTTCCGTAA
- a CDS encoding ATP-binding protein: MRRTIPEHESMTVELKSDAKRLRDADLAAAVVCLANTDGGELYLGVEKDGQITGLHAEHLNLTGLAALIANRTVPPVSVRVTAVEEAGTLVARIEVPKSHRLVATADGLLQRRRLKADGSPECVPFLPHEFASRQSDLGLLDYSALPVAGASEQDLDPLERQRLRQMVERFGGDRALLGLGDRELDGALGLVRTEEGRRVPTVTGLLLLGLEPSLRAHLPTHEVAFQVLEGTEVRVNDFHRWPLLRVFERIEEQFSTRVTEEEIQVGLFRVPIPTFDRRAFRETFINAVCHRDYTRLGAVHVRWNDDGLTVSNPGGFVEGVTLENLLTVEPRPRNPALADALKRIGLAERTGRGVDLIFKGLLRYGRPPPDYGRSDANGVVVRFSQAEADVPFLRMILEYEDRRRVPLALDALIALADLREGRRVDVGQVAKAIQKDSTLARGVLEGLVEAGLVEAHGVKRGRTYTLSAKVYRNLGRQAEYVRQAGFEPIQQEEMVLRYVREHGNIRRRDVMDLCRLGEHQASRLLKQLVEAGRLRRTGTRKAAVYERGT; encoded by the coding sequence ATGAGGCGCACGATTCCCGAGCACGAGTCGATGACCGTGGAGCTCAAGAGCGACGCGAAGCGGCTGCGCGACGCCGACCTCGCCGCCGCCGTGGTCTGTCTCGCCAACACCGACGGTGGCGAACTGTACCTCGGCGTCGAGAAAGACGGGCAGATCACCGGCCTCCACGCCGAACACCTGAACCTCACGGGGCTGGCCGCCCTGATCGCCAATCGCACCGTGCCGCCGGTGTCGGTACGGGTGACCGCCGTGGAGGAAGCTGGCACCCTGGTGGCGCGCATCGAGGTCCCCAAGTCGCACCGGCTCGTCGCCACAGCGGACGGCCTCCTCCAGCGCCGCAGGCTCAAGGCCGACGGCAGTCCCGAGTGCGTACCCTTCCTTCCCCATGAGTTCGCCTCGCGCCAGTCCGACCTCGGGCTCCTGGACTACTCGGCCCTGCCCGTGGCCGGGGCATCGGAGCAGGACCTGGACCCCTTGGAGCGGCAACGGCTGCGGCAGATGGTCGAGCGCTTCGGCGGCGATCGAGCGCTCTTGGGCCTCGGCGACCGGGAACTGGACGGCGCCCTGGGGCTCGTCCGTACCGAGGAGGGCCGCCGGGTTCCCACGGTGACAGGCCTGCTGCTCCTGGGTCTGGAGCCGTCCTTGCGCGCACACCTGCCCACCCACGAGGTGGCGTTCCAGGTGCTGGAGGGCACCGAGGTCCGGGTTAACGACTTCCACCGCTGGCCCCTCCTGCGGGTCTTCGAGCGTATCGAAGAGCAATTCTCCACCCGGGTTACAGAGGAGGAGATTCAGGTTGGGCTTTTCCGTGTGCCGATCCCCACCTTCGACCGGAGGGCGTTCCGCGAGACGTTCATCAACGCCGTGTGCCACCGGGACTACACCCGGCTCGGCGCCGTCCACGTGCGCTGGAACGACGATGGGCTCACCGTCAGCAACCCGGGCGGGTTCGTGGAGGGCGTGACCCTGGAGAACCTTCTCACAGTCGAGCCGCGGCCGAGGAACCCGGCCCTGGCGGACGCCTTGAAGCGCATCGGGCTTGCTGAGCGGACGGGGCGTGGGGTCGATCTGATCTTCAAGGGGCTCCTGCGCTATGGCCGCCCGCCGCCCGACTACGGCCGGTCCGATGCGAACGGCGTCGTGGTGCGCTTCAGCCAGGCTGAGGCCGACGTGCCCTTCCTCCGGATGATCTTGGAGTACGAAGACCGGAGGCGCGTACCGTTGGCCCTCGACGCGCTGATCGCCCTGGCGGATCTCCGGGAGGGGCGGAGGGTTGACGTGGGCCAGGTGGCGAAGGCGATCCAGAAGGATTCGACGTTGGCCCGGGGAGTACTTGAAGGCCTCGTGGAGGCCGGGCTGGTCGAGGCCCATGGCGTGAAGAGGGGCCGTACCTACACCCTGAGCGCCAAGGTCTACCGGAATCTCGGCCGGCAGGCCGAATACGTGCGGCAGGCCGGGTTCGAGCCCATTCAGCAGGAAGAGATGGTCCTGCGGTACGTGCGCGAGCACGGCAACATCCGCCGGCGCGACGTGATGGATCTGTGCCGGCTGGGAGAGCACCAAGCCTCTCGGCTGCTCAAGCAACTCGTGGAGGCCGGGCGCCTAAGACGAACGGGTACGAGGAAGGCGGCCGTTTATGAGCGAGGCACGTAA